The DNA segment ttaaaatggctCAGTGTGCATTTATTCTCACTCACGCTGTCGTTTCAGAGGCCACAGCtattaaaacttttaaaaaagaaaatatgattcaatcatgttttttattttcttcttttccatcTCTGCTCTGATTGTTTGTAAAGCAGCATAATGGTGGCTTTGTCCCAGCAATATGAAGTACTGTAAACTACAGCTGACCAGTAGATGCTATGCCAACCACAGCCAGCAAATGGATTACTCTTTGTTGAAGGATTATGGACATTTATAGTTCAGGGATTCTCTTTacaatattttgtaaaatagaTGTATGTACTAAAGTGATGTGATAGACTTTGGTACACATTCTATCTTTTAAGATTACTAAAGGAGATGAGTGTCAAAGATGGAATACTTTGAAAAAAGATCTTAGGTGCACTTAACTTTTTTATACTAAacttaaaatttaaaatgtaagTTTAGAATAAAGGTTATTTTGGAAATTTGAAATGctgcatgtttgttttatttgctcatATACTGTATGAGAACAGGGCAGGTTTTTATTCCCTGAGATAACATCTTTGATTGTTTGAGCATATGCTTTTACTCGCTTTGCTTTCATAGTAGTATCACGAAAGACTTTTTTCATTATGTGTAATTATCACCAACCCTAACTAAGTATACATACTGTGTGAAAAAATAAGTAACCtaaatgttgtcactttggtATAAAAGGTGCTAAGTCAAATATGGATctgtatttttgtcaaaatcaCCAAGCGTCACGCTGAGTCTGAGGTGTAATCAGTGGCTCCCAATCAATGGCTGCCCCCCTATGGCGAAAAGGAAGTATTTTAGAATCCGTAGCACACTCATTTTTAAAGCTACTGGACTAGATAACTTCAGGCATCCATTGATACTAACCACATTCATATAGCTCGTCAGGAAAGGGGCGaaataatgctccaaaatcAGGCTAAATTTTACGGAGCAACTGACATGACCATTTTCAAaagggtcccttgaactctcacctaaAGATACCTAAAGGAAAATGGGATCTATGTGTACCAATGAGACTCCCCTAAAatgagaaggcttgttcccagtaaatatTTTGTTCCTTACAGTCAATGCACTCcatcaaattaaagctgtatatttgcatttttaaggaaaaggacaaccagcacatttgaagaacaatgagtCACCCAACATGTTTAACAGCATATGAATATTCGATTAATTCACTTATGGTTTTTGGTTTCTGGTCACATCCTAcaataaatcacattttattaagcTTTTAAAAGCAGTTTTTGTTGACACTACGTCAGAAAGGTTTTGATTCACATCCCTGGTAATCATTTGAAGTTGTGGTTTGTATTTAGATAAAAGTTCCCGCAGatccttaaaggtccagtgtgcaggatttaggtggatatattggcaggaatTTAATATActaaatgttttgtttagtgTATtataacctgaaaataagaattgtcgtgtttttgttaccttagaatgagcggtttatatctacacagggcaCGGGTCCTCATCCACGCAGATCAGCACCagtgccatgtttctacagtagcccagaacaggcaaacaaaacactgactctagattgggttatttatgttttcacaTTGACCTTCTTAGCCCCTTTGCATCAAGCCCAACGACAATggggaacccccccccccccccccccccccccccacacacacacacacacacacagatttttagCATGACACTTCTCTAATCAGTGTATTTTCCGGTATAAATCAGGGGGTCCATTTGAGagtaagagacctctgcggataatttgctccagctaaaaacctcctgaacgtctggggCTGGTGCACAAAATAAGTTAAGATTGTCCTTTTAGTCCTATTTAAGGTTTCCTCATGATAAAATCAGCTGCAGGAAACACCCTTAAATCTTCTCCctaaggtttccttaaaatgttcacttacaTATTTATGGTTTTCCCCTTGGTCTTATACTAAAGGAATCTCTAgactgttgcacaaaagaccttagcaaccaaagcaaggtaaaacaaagaaaaaaaaacttaaagtaCCTCTGACTGTCTCAACTACAACATGACCAAGTTTATGGTGATGAAAGAAActgttttcttgtcttcttttcttctgccgTTTTTTCACTAACTATAAGCCAGCTTAATGAGACgataacaggcatcacaagtGTGAGTccgagcaaacaaacaatctccatggaaacgcAGCAAATGAATTCATGATTTTCCTTAACTAAGGAAACCTTTtcagggattctgtgcaacagtgtgagtgtcatacttaaggagaaaacCTAAGGTGTTCTGTGCAACCGGTCCCAGGGtcttcagagaaaaaaggtgagcagacATAagcacagtggttcccaactggtccagccactgggtccagatttctccttggtcattagttcaaggtccacacagtttaatacactcagcgtcatacttgtgtttggccatgtagtcaagctagtttgctgtctctgttaaggaGCTCTGTCtgtattcactcactctacagcaggaaattgaatttcaaaataaaagccctgcgccagaaattcattgtacttcaaaataaagtgttttttacgaACTCAAGACATTcctgagtcacttgcggtccattcagaatggacctgcaatCCACCAGTTGGGTTTCTAGCAGGTACTGGGCTAGTTGCTTGTCTGCGACAAGCCGAACAGCTGTGGCCAAACACTGATATGCAACATTGAACTTCTTTGTTCAGTACTGTTTTACCTTTTCTGGTCACCTAGTCCATTTGTTtacaagaggaagagacctttggaTAATTTGGCTGCTGGTAAAAACCACcttaacaatgaacactgaaggagtcCTAACAGAGTTCATGATTAGCATGTGCGAGAAGTTACAGCTGGCTGCGACTggtaatcctcaccactagatgtcactaaatcctacacactgctgctTTAAAAAAGCATCATCTACCTTGCCTTCTGCTGCTGTGAATAAATTATGCTGAAGGGTTTCTAATATTTTGTTAGGCAGTTGACTCTCaaacactgtcaacaaaaaGTCAACATAAACTTAATAACAGTTGGATTTTGTGCTGGATTATAGGGGGTGAAGATAAATGCCGTTAGGCGTATGTAACAAACTCAGTGAAATCTTCTGTATGCTCTCAAACATTTGAGTTCTTAGTGCACTGATCATCACTTGAAAGTCAGATTGTTGGCTTATGCCTGTTTTGAAATACAGTCAAATCACTGCAGGCAGTCACACTGTATAATGGCACTAGTCCAAAAACAAGTTTTATTGCCTTCCTTATTTATCTCAAATAGGGAAGTCATCAGTAACCATGTCTGGCACAAGCaattatacaaaaacaaaaccagataCAACACAATCAAATACAACAAATAAAGTTCAGGCTGTCCTGTACTCAAACGAGGACATTGTTTTAAACTAGCTTATAAAAGAGCTGCATAgaaaaactttaactttaaaagcAATATAAAAGTAACTGCCCCGCAACACGTCTGTGTCTGGGGGGAACATACAGTATGGCTGAATGAAACCACAGATACTAGAGAGAAAAACTGAAACATGGCTGATAAATAGTACAGCAGACTAGCTCGTCTTACATTTTGATTGTTGCTGAGTATTTACTGATCATGTAACTGTGACATACTAAAACCCCACCACCTGTTTCACGCCTAGCTCTGCTCATCTGAACACACACCTGTTGCCTGTCATCTGTTCTCTTCCATCAATTTTCACTCTCTTTATAATAATCTTATCTTTGGCATTGCTTGTGCGCATCTGcgtttttaacaacaaaaatcttGAACATTTTTCTGCCCCGTGTGCAGAAAGCAGCGACCTTCACAGAACACAGATGCATAAAGTAGAgtccttcttttctttcttctctgacTCCCTGTTAAGTCTTCTCCCTCCTTCATATGAAGTATTCCTTCTTTTCACTCGCAGCCTGGTTATTGTACTCCTCCTCGGGGTCCTCCCCAGGAGCCGGCTCCCCTGTCGTCCTGTAGTCCCCTTTGTTGTGGCAGAGATACCGGTACAGCAGGAAGCCCAAAACAGCTATCGTCAGCAGGATGAGAACAACAACCACTGGAAAAATGAggggaaaatatttttttaaatggagtatTGAGGcatgatgatgaaaaaaagcGCAGGGTAAAGTGCCAACAGTTACCTGCTATGACGGCAGAGTCTGTACCGGCGggggctgctgctgttgttgttaccactgagggagaggaaaaaagtattttttaccACTGGTGGCTGGTAAAAGACGAGGTAAAAAGGTCATGGATTGTTCTGCTGTGCGGGACAGGAAGTAAATTGCGCCATGTCTCACAGTTGTGTGGGTCCAGCAGGAGACTGGATTGTGTGCCAGTAatagaaaacataaaaacaacaaaaaagtgtaGGAGTTACCCTGAATCATGGTGGTGTCTGCTTGTGTGGGAAGCTGTGTTAAAGGCCCCATATCTGATGCTGCACAAAACACAAGCATGACATGTGTTGATAAAACAGCACAAACTGGAAGGTTATGCTATCAGGATACTTGTTGGCTGCAGCTCACAGATTCGAAGCCAAGTGAGTACATTCAcaagagaaaacacacagtgtACTCACCCTCTGTCACATTTGTGTTTATATATGTGGAGAGTGTTGTCGCAGGAGACATATCTGAAACTGGAAGATAAAAAACAGTGTTAAAAATGTCACAGGGCTCCATCTTCAGCCCACAGTCTGCTAGGAGCGAGTTGTATAACTGCATAGCTGCTGGCTGAGGAGGGAATATTAAATGTTGTGACACAGTAATCTGATTATTAAGGGCCGTGGCTGAAACTAACCTGTCAACCTCTTATTTATTTCAGAATCCTGTGTGATGCAACGGCTTAATCACAGAACACACCGCTGGTTGAAGTACTTAGAGCTTTTAATTTAGTGAACGCAGCAATAACACATTACAGAACACTCCATTACAAGTCCTGCATTTGGAATTTCACAGAAGAGGAGATAGAAAAGTATCATCAGCAGAAGGGTCAATTAAACAGTGGACAGAAAATCAATTGGTTACTGTTTGAGTCATTTTCTAAGCAATAATACCAAACATACTTTGTTCAAggttcttaaatgtgagaatttccTGCCTTTATTTGTCATAAATTACTCtaaattgaatattttgaggtttgaacaaaacaaaacatttaatgatGTCACCTTTGGCACATTGTTTTATGACCACATGACAAAACTCTTGTCTCAAGTCAGGGCAGGCAAGTCTTGAGTCATGTCCCAAGTCCTTAAAGGGagagttcagattttttgaagtggggtttcTGGGGCACTTCTCCATAGTCAGTGttttacctacagtagataagcacacccccagtttggggAGGCAGACTGGGGTCCGACTCGGAAGCTAAGCACTGTACTACAggggaggggtcagcaacaaaaacagttttcgccacctaaaaaaaatgaaaatcagtTAAAGTGTACACTGTATGGAGAGCAGTTTTACTACTTTACCGTTCCCTCAGACAGCCTGTTCCAATGGGAAAGCTGTTGACGGCCTCAGTTGCCAATCTAACCAGAACCAATGTGATCACATCACTCTAGTTTCAGCCTCTTTACACTGCCTCCCAGTGTGTTTTAGAATAgattttactgattacttttattagggatgcactgaatattcggtaaccgaatatattcggccgaatattgcaaaaaaacacattcggtattcggtggaataagtgaagagcaaggccgaataacagcgtgcggtgacagacagagtaaaatgtcggcagtgtggcgatattttactctgTCTGTCACCGtactcacatttgcgactaaaaatagttttgtgagggcaaaataaatcattcagcaggctgtgtgtgtacagatt comes from the Epinephelus lanceolatus isolate andai-2023 chromosome 8, ASM4190304v1, whole genome shotgun sequence genome and includes:
- the LOC144464131 gene encoding uncharacterized protein LOC144464131, whose amino-acid sequence is MNISDMSPATTLSTYINTNVTEASDMGPLTQLPTQADTTMIQVVTTTAAAPAGTDSAVIAVVVVLILLTIAVLGFLLYRYLCHNKGDYRTTGEPAPGEDPEEEYNNQAASEKKEYFI